Proteins from a genomic interval of Prevotella sp. E13-27:
- a CDS encoding flavodoxin, with the protein MKKKIVLGVLLAVIILAAIGTYMYRHRFDKYEQSQEEQTAGIKAIGKDSRFLVTYFSWPSPDYPDLDATSGASNVVKDGHLYGNTEYVADILSKKLNADLFRIETVRSYPTQPKALLDETKVENTSHMKPELKSRVDNFSDYDVIFVGYPLWWYDMPMAIYSFLDGYDFSGKTIVLFTTHGGNRFCRTVPTVRKMFPKANVVQGPAIYDREMDKAEQTIDKWLKDNEFIN; encoded by the coding sequence ATGAAAAAGAAAATAGTTTTAGGTGTGTTGCTGGCTGTCATCATTTTAGCTGCCATAGGTACATATATGTATCGCCACCGTTTTGACAAGTATGAGCAAAGTCAGGAAGAGCAGACGGCAGGCATCAAGGCCATCGGCAAGGATTCCCGTTTCCTCGTGACTTATTTCTCCTGGCCGAGTCCCGATTATCCTGATCTGGATGCAACGTCTGGAGCCAGCAATGTCGTGAAGGACGGCCATCTCTATGGTAACACGGAGTATGTAGCCGATATTCTGAGCAAGAAACTCAATGCCGATTTGTTCAGGATAGAAACCGTGCGGAGCTATCCTACGCAACCCAAAGCCCTGCTTGACGAAACCAAGGTGGAGAATACCAGCCACATGAAACCAGAACTGAAATCGAGGGTGGACAACTTCTCCGACTATGATGTCATCTTCGTTGGCTATCCCCTGTGGTGGTACGACATGCCGATGGCCATCTATTCCTTTCTCGACGGATATGATTTCAGCGGCAAGACCATCGTCCTTTTCACCACTCATGGCGGCAATCGCTTCTGCAGGACTGTCCCGACTGTCCGTAAAATGTTCCCCAAGGCAAATGTTGTTCAGGGGCCAGCCATCTACGACAGAGAAATGGACAAGGCAGAGCAGACGATTGACAAATGGTTGAAGGATAATGAGTTCATAAACTAG
- a CDS encoding permease, with protein MDIQSFFISLLNVVCEMAPYLLLGFFIAGVLHVFVPQKFYANYLSRNNKLSVLWAALLGIPLPLCSCGVIPTAIGLKNEKASKGAIASFLIATPQTGIDSILATFSLMGLGFAIIRPTAALITGVCGGLLVNRLVREDDVKEDVSASCLVESGNRIWRVLKYAYYDMLRDIGLRLLIGLVVAALIQVAVPDEFFLSFGSQPLLQMLVILIIAIPMYICSTGSIPVAAALMMKGLSPGAALVMLMAGPAVNLASILVVHKSMGRRFTTIYLMTIVGFAILFGLLLNATGWDFTIAAQDACCMSTSALPSPFKIVCATVLTLLIIFALMMKFFSKFTAQKPLDPDVTVYRVEDMHCSHCEAAVVRAVENLPGVEKAKASASANTLTIKGPATEETIRTAVEGIGYTFKGKA; from the coding sequence ATGGATATACAGAGTTTCTTCATATCACTTCTGAACGTGGTCTGCGAAATGGCTCCCTATCTGTTGTTGGGATTCTTCATCGCAGGAGTGTTGCACGTATTCGTGCCGCAGAAGTTCTATGCCAATTATCTTTCGCGGAATAACAAGTTATCGGTGCTATGGGCGGCGCTGTTGGGCATACCTTTGCCACTGTGTTCATGTGGAGTCATCCCTACGGCTATCGGTCTGAAGAACGAAAAGGCTTCGAAAGGAGCCATTGCTTCGTTTCTCATCGCCACGCCTCAGACAGGCATCGATTCCATTCTGGCTACGTTCTCGCTGATGGGACTGGGCTTTGCCATTATCCGTCCTACGGCAGCGCTTATCACGGGTGTTTGTGGAGGACTGCTGGTAAACCGTCTGGTTCGTGAGGATGACGTGAAGGAGGATGTGTCCGCTTCATGCCTAGTAGAAAGCGGAAACAGGATTTGGCGTGTACTGAAATATGCCTATTATGATATGCTTCGCGACATAGGCCTGCGACTGCTTATCGGACTTGTTGTGGCGGCATTGATTCAGGTGGCCGTACCTGATGAGTTCTTCCTCAGTTTCGGCAGTCAGCCGTTGCTGCAGATGCTGGTTATACTCATTATCGCCATACCGATGTATATCTGTTCGACAGGTAGCATCCCCGTGGCAGCAGCCCTGATGATGAAAGGACTCTCGCCAGGTGCGGCATTAGTGATGCTGATGGCCGGGCCTGCGGTAAATCTCGCCTCTATCCTCGTGGTTCATAAGTCGATGGGACGTCGCTTCACCACAATCTATCTGATGACCATCGTGGGCTTTGCAATCCTCTTTGGTCTGCTACTCAATGCTACGGGCTGGGACTTCACTATTGCCGCTCAGGATGCTTGCTGCATGAGCACATCCGCCCTACCCAGTCCGTTTAAAATTGTTTGCGCCACAGTATTAACATTATTAATTATATTTGCTCTTATGATGAAGTTTTTCAGCAAGTTTACCGCCCAAAAGCCCTTAGACCCCGATGTGACCGTTTACCGTGTCGAGGACATGCATTGCAGCCATTGCGAGGCCGCCGTCGTCCGTGCCGTCGAGAATCTGCCTGGCGTAGAGAAAGCCAAGGCCAGTGCCTCTGCCAACACCCTCACCATCAAAGGCCCTGCTACGGAAGAAACCATCCGGACAGCTGTCGAGGGTATCGGATATACGTTCAAGGGAAAGGCTTGA
- a CDS encoding Hsp20/alpha crystallin family protein → MLNGLMKSNGWFPTMFDDFFNTDFMPRANSTAPAVNVKESEKVYTMELAAPGIKKEYCRVGINDEGNLTIAIENKQEHKQEDKHHHYLRREFSYSNYEQSYTLPDDVVKDQISAKVEDGILTVTMPKTEPKQKVTKAIEVS, encoded by the coding sequence ATGTTGAACGGATTAATGAAAAGCAATGGTTGGTTCCCAACAATGTTTGATGATTTCTTTAACACTGATTTCATGCCTCGTGCCAACAGTACAGCACCCGCAGTCAATGTCAAGGAGAGTGAGAAGGTCTACACGATGGAGCTTGCAGCCCCTGGCATCAAGAAAGAATATTGCCGCGTAGGTATCAATGACGAGGGCAACCTTACCATCGCCATTGAGAACAAACAGGAACACAAGCAAGAGGACAAGCACCATCACTATCTGCGCCGCGAGTTCAGTTACTCGAACTACGAGCAGAGCTACACGCTACCGGATGATGTGGTGAAGGATCAGATCTCTGCCAAGGTCGAGGACGGCATCCTGACCGTCACGATGCCGAAGACCGAGCCGAAGCAGAAGGTCACCAAGGCCATCGAGGTTTCATAA
- a CDS encoding NifB/NifX family molybdenum-iron cluster-binding protein yields the protein MMKKIAIPTREDMVDDHFGHCAYYTVVTLDEQNQIVNQERLDSPEGCGCKSNIASVIQEMGITLMLAGNMGMGAYNKLLAHGITVIRGCHGKVDDVLRSYQNGELQDSLESCDHHDCTHHEEKPVYVIPSFGKK from the coding sequence ATGATGAAGAAAATAGCAATTCCAACACGTGAGGATATGGTTGATGACCACTTTGGCCACTGTGCCTATTATACAGTAGTTACGCTTGATGAGCAGAATCAGATTGTGAACCAGGAACGTCTGGATTCGCCAGAAGGATGCGGATGCAAGTCAAATATAGCATCTGTCATACAGGAGATGGGAATCACGCTGATGCTTGCTGGTAACATGGGCATGGGTGCCTATAACAAGCTGTTAGCCCACGGTATAACCGTCATCAGAGGTTGTCATGGTAAAGTGGATGATGTGCTCAGGTCTTATCAAAACGGAGAACTACAGGATTCTTTGGAATCATGCGACCATCACGACTGTACTCACCATGAAGAGAAACCTGTGTACGTAATTCCATCCTTTGGCAAAAAATAA